In the Gracilinanus agilis isolate LMUSP501 unplaced genomic scaffold, AgileGrace unplaced_scaffold1509, whole genome shotgun sequence genome, CGTGCTCGTCGTTGCGCAGGTCCTTCTTGTTGGCCACCAGGATGATGGGCACGTTGGGGCAGAAGTGCTTGACCTCGGGCACCCACTTCTCGGGGATGTTCTCCAGCGAGTCCGGGCTATCCACCGAGAAGCACATGAGGATTACGTCCGTGTCGGGGTAGGAGAGCGGCCGCAGCCGGTCGTAGTCCTCCTGGCCGGCCGTGTCCCAGAGCGCCAGCTCCACCTGCTTGCCGTCCACCTCGATGTCGGCCACGTAGTTCTCGAACACGGTGGGCACGTACACCTCGGGGAACTCGTCTTTGC is a window encoding:
- the RHOB gene encoding rho-related GTP-binding protein RhoB isoform X1, with the protein product MAAIRKKLVVVGDGACGKTCLLIVFSKDEFPEVYVPTVFENYVADIEVDGKQVELALWDTAGQEDYDRLRPLSYPDTDVILMCFSVDSPDSLENIPEKWVPEVKHFCPNVPIILVANKKDLRNDEHVRNELARMKQEPVRTEDGRAMAVRIQAYDYLECSAKTKEGVREVFETATRAALQKRYGSQTGCANCCKVL